TTTATAACATTTCTCCTGCAGGCAGTGACTAAATATTTCATCTCAATAAACCAACGTATGCATATTTCAGGTTAAATTTGCCTTCGATAATTTCTATTAATATAATGTATGATGGAGAAAAACGTTTTGGCCCTGGCCGGGAATAAAGGAAAAGGCATTCGATCAGATTGTCACGTAAGCCTTGAAATCAAAGAAAGCGGCGGCATTGACCTTACCATAGAAAGCAAGGTCAGCGTGATGTACGGTCGTACCAACAGGCAGCTGGCGCTTGATATTCTTGCCTTCCATAATATTAAAAACGCATCGCTGCTCATCGAAGATTCAGGAGCATTGCCCCTGGTAATTGCTGCTCGCATTGATGCCGCCATTCATAAACTTACCGGAACAGGCAAAGAATTTTTATTCGACATTCTTGAACAAAATAACTATTCCACGACTCGTGACCGTTTTCGCTTTTCGCGCTTATATCTTCCGGGCAACAGCCCAACACTGATGCTCAATGCAGGAATTCACAAACCCGATGGCATTATACTCGACCTGGAAGATGCAGTTGCTCCCGATAAAAAACCGGAAGCTCGCTTTCTGGTACGGAATGCTCTTCGCGGGCTTGATTTTTACGGTGCTGAACGCATGGTACGCATCAATCAGGTGCCGGCAGGACTCGATGACCTTGATTACATTATTCCGCATAACGTGAACCTCATACTTGTTCCTAAATGCGAAAGTGCAGAACAAATTAAATTGGTGAACAAGAGAATTGATGAGCTGAAAAAGAAACACTCTATTAAAAATGATGTTTGGCTGATGCCGATTGTTGAGAGCAGCCTGGGTGTGCTCAAAGCATACGAGATTGCAACTGCAGCAGATAACGTTGTTTCTATGGCCATCGGTCTTGAAGATTATACAGCCGATCTGGGCGTAAAACGTACTGCTGAAGCAACAGAATCGTTTTTTGCCCGCAGCATGGTAGTGAATGCCTGCCGTGCCGCCGGTATTCAGCCAATTGATTCAGTATTTTCAGATGTAGCCGATTTAGACGGGCTGAAGCAAAATGTACTGAAATCAAAAGCACTTGGCTTTGATGGTATGGGCTGCATACATCCGAGACAAATCAGGGTAATCCACGAATTTTTTTCACCTGATTCTTTGGAAATAGAAAAGGCAAAAAAAATCGCGAATGCATTTTTTGAAGCAACAGAAAAAGGACTGGGTGTGGTTTCGCTCGGCACTAAAATGATAGATCCACCGGTAGTAAAACGTGCGCAAAAAATCATTAGTTTGGCTGTATCACTGGGAATAATATCAAAAAACTGGAGGGAAGAAGACAATGAAAAAAAATGACAACATGATAAAAAACGCTCTGGGTCGCATGGTGCCTCAGGAAATTAACGGACGGGAAGCGGTTCCTTACAAAGGTGTTGGTAAACATAAGCCAACAGGACGGAAGTACGCGCCACCGATTGCCACATGTGCCGATTATCCCGCCGACGGAAACAAAATAGTATCATCGCTCAAAGAAGCACTCATCAAGTGTGGTTTGAAAGACGGTATGACCATTTCTACGCATCATCATTTCCGCAACGGCGATCTGGTGGCAGGACAAATATTCAGCATTGTTGAAGAACTTGGCGTGAAAGGACTGATGTGGTGCCCCTCTGCATCATTTGAGTGTCATTCATTCATGACAAAATATCTGGAAGACGGCACCATTCATCATATTGAAGGCAGTATGAACGGTTCACTCGGACGCTATACTTCCGATGGCAAGATGCAGGGAACGGGCATTCTCCGTTCGCATGGCGGCCGTTATCAGGCAATTCAGGATGGCGAAGTGCACGTTGATATTGCAGTTATTGCAGCTCCAACTGCCGATGCATTTGGAAATGCCACCGGCGACCGTGGTCCTGCAGCCTGCGGACTGCTTGGTTTTGCGCTGGCCGATTCGCAGTACGCCGATAAAGTAATTGTAGTAACCGACAACCTGGTTCCCTTTCCCTGTGTACCCTGGCAGATTCACGGCAATTACGTTGACCACGTTGTAGTGGTAGATAAAATAGGCATCCCTGAAAAAATCGTTTCAGGAACTACAGAGATTACGAAGAGTCCCGACCGCTTATTGTTAGCCGAGTGGACGGCACAATTTTGTGATGAAGCGGGAATAATACACGATGGATTTTCGTTTCAGGCGGGAGCCGGCGGAACGGCACTTTCAATAGGAATTTATTTTGCGGATATACTGAGGGAGCGCGGTTGGAAGGCACGTTTTGCGAGGGGTGGCAGCAATAAATATCTTGTAAATATGCTTGAAGAAGGGCTTGTGGACTACATTCTCGATGGTCAAACTTTCGACCTTGAAGGAGTACGCTCCATGCGTGAAAATCCGAATCATCTTAATACGAGTCCATTTACAAGCTATAACTATCATGGCAAAGGGAATTTTGCCAGTATGGTTGATGTTACCATTTTGGGAGCGACCGAAGTAGACGTAAACTTCAATGCGAATGTAGTAACCCATTCCGATGGCGTATTGCTGCACGGAATCGGGGGATGGCAAAACTGTCTTTTTGCGAAATGCACTATTCTTCCAATACCCTTGTTCCGCGACCGTATGCCGGTGATTCTGGATGCTGTTACCACCATTTGCGGACCGGGCGAACTCATCGATGTAATTGTGACCGAAAGAGGAATCGCAATCAATCCGTTGCGTACTGACCTTATTGAAAAAATGAAAGGCAGCCGCTTACCTATTAAAACTATTGAAGAGCTAAAAAAAGAAGCAGAAATGATTTGCGGAGTACCCGATAAACCACAGTTTGAAGATGAAGTTGTAGCTGTTGTAAAATGGGTTGACGGTACCGTAATTGATTCAATCTGGAAGCTCAAAAAATAAGGAATTTCATAATTTCTTCTTAAAATAAAGGTTCATTAAATTCCTGTTAGAATATTATTTTTCCCAAAAGTGCAAACATTTTCAAATTGGCACAGGACATTTAACTATATGATTTCAGGACAATAAACCTGTTTTCTGCAATTCTCTCTGTGTTATTTATTTGTTAATAACAATATCGTCATCTATTAGATTTGTTGGTTTAGCTTATTATACACAAATAGTACTTACATACTCTTTTATAAGAGTTTATAGTATTTTATACCAATTATCGAATACATAAAATGCTTATTGTTAGGTTTAATTTACAAACAAAAAGTTATTTTTACTTTTTCGTCTATTGTTTTTTAGCTTTTGTCGATATTAATAAGCTGTTTATCATGTATTATTGCAATCTACCTTTAAAACGTATCAGCTAATTAAAATTTACCTATCCCAAATCGTTGTTTTTCAGATATTTTACATGCTTATTGACAAGCTGGAAAACTTATCCACAACAACAGCAATTCACATTTACTTAACATTTAAACCAATCACACTACCGCACAATGTTTTAACTTTACGGTACGAAAATTAGGTCGATTTTTATCTAGTGTTCATCTAAAATTTATAAAATCATAATAACTCTAATAAACAACAACGCCAATCGTATGAAAAAATGCTTACGAAATGTAGTTGCTATCAGCATGGTACTGATGGCTTCTGCGATGTCTGTATTTGGACAGATTTCCGGCAAATCGGTTTCTGATCCAAGGTCTGAGATTAACACGATAAACTTCGTGAATCAGATGAAAACCTCGAACCCGATAACAGTTACTCCACTGCCGGGCTCGACCTACACCCCAACAACGCTGGTTCAGACAATGCTGGTATCAGGCTGTCTGCAGGCTTCGAACGTGGTTTTCACGGGCAATCAGGCCGCTCTTGGCTCCTTTGCCACAAACAATTCAGGATTCCCATTGGGACAGGGTATCGTAATGTCGACGGGTAATGTCAGCACTGCTGTTGGCCCGAATGTTTACGGTAACCGCACCACACAATTGGGAACGGCAGGTAACGCAGACCTGAACGTTATTGTAGGCAGCAATCTTACTCAAGATGCTGCTGTGCTGGAATTCGACTTTATTCCGGCAGGTAACGTTGTTGAGTTTAAATACATCTTTGCTTCGGAAGAATATCCGGAATGGGCATGCAGCCAGTACAATGATGTGTTTGCATTTTTACTCAGCGGTCCGGGCATTGCAGGTAATCAGGGATTCAGCAACAATGCAAAGAATATTGCATTACTTCCCGACATGGTTACTCCCGTTACTATTAATAATATTCATGTTGGTGGCTGGAATCAGAATACCGAAACTTCTCACAATCCTCAAACCTGCCCCGATAAAAATGCAAATTATTATCAAAATAATATTGGCGGTACAGCGATAGAATTTGACGGATATACCGTTGTTCTTACAGCATCATGGCCTGTTACACCCTGTCAGACTTACCATATCAAACTGGCAATTGCCGACGTTGGTGATAAAAAATGGGATTCAGGCGTATTCATTGAAGGCAAAAGCTTTATCTCCGACCCTATCAGTCTTGTTAACTATGACCTGCTTGGAAACGCTACAGACAATGTTCATGAAGGCTGCGGTTACAATATGGTCTTTTCAAGAAATAATCTCAATAATCTCAGCTCTCCGCTGACAATCAATTATACACTGTCAGGCACTGCATCTTCTGCAGATCATACATTCCCGAGCGGCACTGTTACAATTCCGGCGAACGTTACTTCAGTCACAGTTCCCTGGACAGTTGCAGCAGATGCTATCAGCGATAACGGCGAATCTCTTATTATTTCACTTTCGAATGGTTGTCCATGCAGCCAGAATGTTATCACCAAAACACTGACTTTATACGATCCGTTTACCGTAACATCGTCGTTCACAAATGCCGCTTGTAATGGTGTCAACAATGGCACTATTACCGTTCAGGGATCAGGTGGTTCCAGCATATTCAGGTATCAGCTGAACGGTGGCACACTTCAGAATCAGGGCAGTTTTACGGGACTTGCTCCGGGCAACTACACGGTTACCGTTTACGACGGATACAGCTGCAATTCGCAAACGCTCAACTTCACAATAGGCTCAGGTTCAATCAACCTCAACCTCGCACTTACAACACCTATTTTGTGCAATGGAGGTAATGCAACCGTAACAGCAAGCGCTACTGGAGGCACAAGTCCTTATACATACAGTATCGATGGTGTGAATTATTCAGCTACAAATATTTTCACATTCGCAGCCGGGCCACATACCGTTTATGTAAAAGACGGTGCCGGATGTACTACCAGCTCTGTTATCACTGTTACTCAAAACGCTGCCGTAGGAATCAGCCTCGCAGTTACAACACCGGTTGCCTGTTTTGGAGGCAACGCTGTTGTTACCGCAACCGGTTCCGGTGGTAATGGTGTTTATACGTACAGTAAAAATGGTGTAAACTATGCATCCACCAATAGCTTCAGTTTACCCGCCGGAACATACACCATCTATGTAAAAGACGGCAACGGTTGTATAGCCAGTTCCGTCATTACGGTTGGTCAGAATACACAGGTAGGTGTCACTGCAACGGTAACTACTCCCATTGCCTGTTATGGTGGTAATGCCACGGTAACAGCAACCGGAACCGGTGGTAGCGGCTCATATACTTACAGCACCAACGGTGTAAATTATTATGTTTACAATACCTTCAGTCTCGCTGCCGGCACCTATACCATCTACGTAAAAGATGGCAACGGCTGCACCGCCACGACCTCGGTTACCGTTACACAAAACAATCCTGTGGGTGTTACCCTTTCGGTGACTGCCGCGATATTGTGTAATGGTGGTCAGGCCACCGTACAGGCAAGCGGAACAGGTGGTAACGGATCCTTTACATACAGTCTCGACGGCATTACTTACAGTTCGAATAATCAGTTCATGCTGTCTGCCGGAACGTACACCATTTATGTGAAAGATGGTAATGGCTGTACAGGAACAGGAACTATAAACGTTACTCAAAACGGCGCTATTGCCCTTGCACTCAACCAAACAATTCCGATTACCTGCTTTGGTGGAAATGCAACAGTACAGGCAAATGCAACCGGCGGTACCGGTGTTTACACATACAGCGGTGATGGAGTAACGTACACTTCATCAAATATCTTCAGCCTGCCTGCAGGTACACATACCGTTTATGTAAAAGATAATAACGGTTGTATTTCAACAGCCAGCATTACAATTACCCAGCCTGACGAACTTCAGTTATCGGTACTTGTCAACGACCCCATTATGTGCTTCGGTGGCGAAACCAGTGTTAAAACTATTGTTAGCGGCGGCATAGCTCCTTACACATATTTTGTAGATGGAATTGACTTCAACACAGTAAATATGTTCAGCCTTGGCTCGGGCACTCACACAATAACCGTATTTGATGCCAATGGTTGCTCAGTAAGCAGTACGCTTACACTCACTGAAAATTCAGCTGTAGCGCTTTCGCTGACTTTAACCAGCCCGGTACTTTGCAGTGGCGGAAACGCGACCGTAACAGCAACAGCTACCGGTGGCACCGGCGTTTTCACATACAGCAGCGATGGAATGAATTTCGGCTCCGGCAATGTTTTTACACTAGGCGCCGGTGTTCACACTATTTATGTGATGGATGAAAACAGTTGTACCGCTTCTGCAAGTATCGCAGTTTATGAAAACGCACCGGTTG
This is a stretch of genomic DNA from Bacteroidota bacterium. It encodes these proteins:
- a CDS encoding aldolase/citrate lyase family protein, with translation MMEKNVLALAGNKGKGIRSDCHVSLEIKESGGIDLTIESKVSVMYGRTNRQLALDILAFHNIKNASLLIEDSGALPLVIAARIDAAIHKLTGTGKEFLFDILEQNNYSTTRDRFRFSRLYLPGNSPTLMLNAGIHKPDGIILDLEDAVAPDKKPEARFLVRNALRGLDFYGAERMVRINQVPAGLDDLDYIIPHNVNLILVPKCESAEQIKLVNKRIDELKKKHSIKNDVWLMPIVESSLGVLKAYEIATAADNVVSMAIGLEDYTADLGVKRTAEATESFFARSMVVNACRAAGIQPIDSVFSDVADLDGLKQNVLKSKALGFDGMGCIHPRQIRVIHEFFSPDSLEIEKAKKIANAFFEATEKGLGVVSLGTKMIDPPVVKRAQKIISLAVSLGIISKNWREEDNEKK
- the citF gene encoding citrate lyase subunit alpha; its protein translation is MIKNALGRMVPQEINGREAVPYKGVGKHKPTGRKYAPPIATCADYPADGNKIVSSLKEALIKCGLKDGMTISTHHHFRNGDLVAGQIFSIVEELGVKGLMWCPSASFECHSFMTKYLEDGTIHHIEGSMNGSLGRYTSDGKMQGTGILRSHGGRYQAIQDGEVHVDIAVIAAPTADAFGNATGDRGPAACGLLGFALADSQYADKVIVVTDNLVPFPCVPWQIHGNYVDHVVVVDKIGIPEKIVSGTTEITKSPDRLLLAEWTAQFCDEAGIIHDGFSFQAGAGGTALSIGIYFADILRERGWKARFARGGSNKYLVNMLEEGLVDYILDGQTFDLEGVRSMRENPNHLNTSPFTSYNYHGKGNFASMVDVTILGATEVDVNFNANVVTHSDGVLLHGIGGWQNCLFAKCTILPIPLFRDRMPVILDAVTTICGPGELIDVIVTERGIAINPLRTDLIEKMKGSRLPIKTIEELKKEAEMICGVPDKPQFEDEVVAVVKWVDGTVIDSIWKLKK
- a CDS encoding choice-of-anchor L domain-containing protein produces the protein MKKCLRNVVAISMVLMASAMSVFGQISGKSVSDPRSEINTINFVNQMKTSNPITVTPLPGSTYTPTTLVQTMLVSGCLQASNVVFTGNQAALGSFATNNSGFPLGQGIVMSTGNVSTAVGPNVYGNRTTQLGTAGNADLNVIVGSNLTQDAAVLEFDFIPAGNVVEFKYIFASEEYPEWACSQYNDVFAFLLSGPGIAGNQGFSNNAKNIALLPDMVTPVTINNIHVGGWNQNTETSHNPQTCPDKNANYYQNNIGGTAIEFDGYTVVLTASWPVTPCQTYHIKLAIADVGDKKWDSGVFIEGKSFISDPISLVNYDLLGNATDNVHEGCGYNMVFSRNNLNNLSSPLTINYTLSGTASSADHTFPSGTVTIPANVTSVTVPWTVAADAISDNGESLIISLSNGCPCSQNVITKTLTLYDPFTVTSSFTNAACNGVNNGTITVQGSGGSSIFRYQLNGGTLQNQGSFTGLAPGNYTVTVYDGYSCNSQTLNFTIGSGSINLNLALTTPILCNGGNATVTASATGGTSPYTYSIDGVNYSATNIFTFAAGPHTVYVKDGAGCTTSSVITVTQNAAVGISLAVTTPVACFGGNAVVTATGSGGNGVYTYSKNGVNYASTNSFSLPAGTYTIYVKDGNGCIASSVITVGQNTQVGVTATVTTPIACYGGNATVTATGTGGSGSYTYSTNGVNYYVYNTFSLAAGTYTIYVKDGNGCTATTSVTVTQNNPVGVTLSVTAAILCNGGQATVQASGTGGNGSFTYSLDGITYSSNNQFMLSAGTYTIYVKDGNGCTGTGTINVTQNGAIALALNQTIPITCFGGNATVQANATGGTGVYTYSGDGVTYTSSNIFSLPAGTHTVYVKDNNGCISTASITITQPDELQLSVLVNDPIMCFGGETSVKTIVSGGIAPYTYFVDGIDFNTVNMFSLGSGTHTITVFDANGCSVSSTLTLTENSAVALSLTLTSPVLCSGGNATVTATATGGTGVFTYSSDGMNFGSGNVFTLGAGVHTIYVMDENSCTASASIAVYENAPVGLTVTETTPVACFGGNATLTAVSTGGDGQYSYTLDGVQQNGNVFIVAAGNHTVIVTDGNGCTATSIITINQNDPVELTLIETTSIPCHGGTATVTAYTTGGNRTYSYILDGTSQSTSTFDVTAGTHTVIVTDDNGCSDTATIVIIENPVVGLTLAETHAIACFGGTATVTATATGGNGVFTYTIDGIAATSNVFTVTAGTHT